Part of the Phoenix dactylifera cultivar Barhee BC4 unplaced genomic scaffold, palm_55x_up_171113_PBpolish2nd_filt_p 000578F, whole genome shotgun sequence genome is shown below.
TTAGTTTTATGGAGTGTTGTCTTTAGCTTTGGTCGTATATGGCACACCTCTCCTAAGAGCTTTTTCTTGAAGGAGGTCAAGGGTTCAAATTCTTACTTAGAAAATAACTCTTTTAAAAATAGCCCATCAACTAAGTGGGGGTTTGGATTAAAATACGGTCTTTAGTTTTATGGAATGTTGTATTTAGCTTTGGTCCCAATATTCTATTCAAGCCATGGTCTCTTCCATCTAATGGATGGGTTGAACTTGAACTACGCTTATGATTTGCTAAGTTGAGCATTATTGATATCCATCCCCCTCTCTTTCAGGTTCGGGCAGTATCTTTTGTGCAAAAGAATATCACAATGTCAACTATTACATCACACAATGcatggatctcaaagcactATTAATTCTTTCATTCATTTGTTCGTCTGCGCGGATCTCAAAGTAATAATTCCATAATCTAACAGTGGATTCACCTAAAAAAAGAGgaatctttttttcttgatataGGAACAAAATTTTCTACCGTGCAACTTTTATACCATACAATACAATATCATTTTGGAAAGTTATACCGTAAAGGATCCAGAACCCAAAGATATAACCCTTATCTTCCAAGTCTCCTTCTTGCAAGAAATTATACCGTATACCACATGGAAATGCATCATGCCAATCACAAACGCTCGTTTAGGTAGATTTTATTCATCAAAAGTTCATCTTTGTAATTGATCCCCACAAATAAGCGCCTGAATGACGCATTGCCACGTGCGCGTGCCGTGGGATATAATTTCGCCTCACCGTCTCCCAAATTTGTCACGTGCTCCCAGTCGTGGAGACCAAGTACCGCTCATCATGCCACAATCAGGTGCACGCCACCGGGTCCACTCCGAAGCATTAAACGAAGCTACTCCACAACCCAATCATCATCATTTACTAATTTTCTTTGAAGTAGCTTTCAAGCGGCCTTCCTGGCAACCAACTTGAACCTTGACTTTACGTAAAtaattttcttattaaaaatttcaccgACGTGGGCGCAGCGACGGACTGGCTCCGAAGCGAACGTATAACGCGTCGGAGAAGGGGAGTTGCCACGTGCCAGCCAATCATTCGCCTCtcaattttttagaatttttttattaatagctTTCTAAACATTAAATTTTGCATTTACATAAATATcttctaaaattaatatttacatgtatatttgtataaaatatttattttactattttattttttatatttttatttttcatatgtACCTGTGCCATTTAGcatcatttaaaaaataaaaattttaaattaaaataattaaaatatttttaatgagtagatgtaaaaaaaaaatttataaaacaagcgcgatgaaaaaaataatttcaaaattttattttactttttattaaaataaatattatttttattaatggtgcTAGAAGAACCATTAGGaatatttgtgcaaaaacagaaTTATATGGTAGTATgggaataaatataaatttttagaaagatattTACGGAAAGTTAAATATTTAGAaggtatttatgtaaaaaatttattttttaaattcctAAACGCGGAATCGGATTGATAGGTGGCGCGTGCTCGCACCGCTGCTGCTCCGTTAAGTCGCACATCAGCACGTGCGGACGGCCCCATGCGCGGCAGCACCGCCACGGTTACGACCTGAACAATGGCATTAGGGGCGTGATTACTTCAAAAACTAGCGGCTCTTTTCTAAAATTGAGTTGACCACATCAGAGTGGGAACCGACACGTCACCGGATCATCTGACGTGGCACGGAAGGCGACCGGCTACCGACGGAAAGAGACGGGCGCGGCGTTCCACCTGCTCTTTTTTAACCCTCCGAGATTTCGCCTTCGAGAGACGGAGCCCTCCGGCGTCGATTCTTCTCTCACGCTCTGTAAGTTTATGCCCTCCCACTCTCTCGCTGATCTCTTTATCCCTTTCTTTTCATTCCAAGATctggtttttagatcatttatcgTCTTGATTCGATCAAAGAAGaagttttttgttgtttttgggACGATTTCTTCCTTGGAATTCTGCCGTTTTTGATGTCTCTAGGCCTCCCCTGTTGTATTTAGGATTAAGGTTCTTTTATGGTAGCTGTGATTTGAGGGCTTGCTACGGTTTAATAGGCGTATCTCGTGATTTTGAGCACCGGATTAAGATTTGGGCTCGATACATTGATGCAAGGGATGCTCTTGTCTTCTCTTTAGCTGTAATTGATTCCCAAAATTTGTGATTTTATTTGAGATTTAGGGTTAAGGTTTCACTGGAGAATCAATTGGATCGTTAATCAATTTGAAATTGATGCTCAAATCGATGAGAATTGAGTTGTCATTGGAGGAGGTAGagccatttttttcttttgcctgAAGGTTAGAATCCCATGAGACGGCGTCCGCCTGTATCTAGTTATCACGAGGAGATGGAAAAGACCAATGATAGGCACCCGCCATCCCGTCTCTGCTTCCTAGCTACATTAGCTGCCATGTTCTGGGTCTTCATCTTCTACTTCCATTTCTCCATGCTCAGTAATAGCCCCATCAATCTGCCAGAACGACCTACCCGCTTCCACCGCATTTCATCCAATGCCCAACATTTGTCCAAGGACCAGGATCTATCTGAATTAACCTCATCCAGTGCTCCTCATTTGTCCAAGAACAACCATCCATCTGAGCCAGTTGTCATGCCACATCCCAAGCTGCCTGACACCCATCCAGCACCCAAGAATTACCCCTTCACCCGGGCCCTCAGGACCCTCGAGAACAAGAGCGACCCTTGTGGCGGAAGGTACATCTATGTCCATGACCTCCCTTCTCGGTTCAATGATGACATGCTTAAAGATTGCAGAAAGCTCAGTCTTTGGACCAACATGTGCAAGTTCATGACCAATGCCGGCATGGGTCCACCCCTCGAGAACATCAATGGGGTCTTCTCAAATACCGGGTGGTACGCCACCAACCAATTTGCAGTAGATGTGATCTTCAGCAACCGATTGAAGCAGTATGAGTGCTTGACCAAAGATTCGTCCATTGCAGCTGCCATCTTTGTGCCTTTCTATGCTGGTTTCGACATAGCACGGTATCTTTGGGGATATAACATCTCGGTCAGGGATGCTGCCTCTCTTGATCTGGTGGATTGGCTCATGAAGACGCCAGAGTGGAGCGTGATGGGTGGGAGGGACCACTTCTTGGTGGCGGGGAGGATTACATGGGATTTTAGGAGACTGACGGATTCTGAATCAGATTGGGGAAACAAGCTTCTCTTCTTACCGGCTGCCAAGAACATGTCTATGCTGGTTGTGGAGTCAAGCCCATGGAATGCAAATG
Proteins encoded:
- the LOC103717937 gene encoding xyloglucan galactosyltransferase KATAMARI1 homolog, translating into MRRRPPVSSYHEEMEKTNDRHPPSRLCFLATLAAMFWVFIFYFHFSMLSNSPINLPERPTRFHRISSNAQHLSKDQDLSELTSSSAPHLSKNNHPSEPVVMPHPKLPDTHPAPKNYPFTRALRTLENKSDPCGGRYIYVHDLPSRFNDDMLKDCRKLSLWTNMCKFMTNAGMGPPLENINGVFSNTGWYATNQFAVDVIFSNRLKQYECLTKDSSIAAAIFVPFYAGFDIARYLWGYNISVRDAASLDLVDWLMKTPEWSVMGGRDHFLVAGRITWDFRRLTDSESDWGNKLLFLPAAKNMSMLVVESSPWNANDFGIPYPTYFHPAKDADVFIWQDRMRKLERKFLFSFAGAPRPDNPKSIRGQIINQCKKSKVCKLLECDFGESKCHSPSSIMQMFQSSLFCLQPQGDSYTRRSAFDSMLAGCIPVFFHPGSAYTQYTWHLPRNYSKYSVFIPEDDIRKRNVSIEERLKQIPSDVLKDMREEVLNLIPRLIYADPRSKLETLKDAFDVAVQAIIDKVTKLRRDIIEDREDKDFIEENSWKYALLEEGQQTVGAHEWDPFFSKPKDGGGDSGSSSADAAKKSWKNEQRSQS